One stretch of Candidatus Bathyarchaeia archaeon DNA includes these proteins:
- a CDS encoding PHP-associated domain-containing protein produces the protein MIYADFHLHTTFSFDSQITPRTLVEKLVSHPKVKAVAVTDHNTVRGVKTVQQLAAPYPDVLIIPGVEITTQQGDVLVLGTEVLPPTPWSVENVVDFAKDNSCVSIAAHPFRELGLGEYAKDSGVDAIEVLNGGSSAAANRLARDLAKSAGMVGVGGSDSHYPTDLFSVYNQVQAELTVDDILNAIKKGFVSAFAFESSIHF, from the coding sequence TTGATTTACGCAGATTTTCATCTTCACACTACTTTTTCGTTTGACTCCCAAATTACCCCTCGTACCCTCGTGGAGAAACTGGTCTCTCATCCTAAAGTCAAAGCAGTCGCCGTAACCGACCACAACACCGTCCGAGGCGTCAAAACCGTACAGCAACTCGCCGCACCCTACCCCGACGTGCTCATCATCCCCGGAGTGGAAATCACCACCCAACAAGGTGACGTGCTTGTGTTGGGGACGGAAGTGTTGCCGCCAACGCCTTGGTCTGTTGAGAATGTCGTGGACTTTGCCAAAGACAATTCATGCGTTTCAATTGCTGCGCATCCGTTTCGTGAATTAGGTTTAGGTGAGTACGCCAAAGACAGCGGCGTGGACGCTATCGAAGTACTAAACGGGGGCTCTTCAGCTGCGGCCAACAGGCTGGCGCGTGACCTCGCCAAGTCCGCTGGGATGGTCGGGGTTGGTGGCAGTGATTCACATTACCCCACTGATTTGTTTTCGGTTTACAATCAAGTTCAAGCGGAACTCACGGTGGATGACATTTTAAATGCTATCAAGAAGGGCTTTGTGTCCGCTTTTGCTTTTGAATCGTCAATACATTTTTAA
- a CDS encoding PKD domain-containing protein has protein sequence MKGIYIAAIVLLMLVIPSFAGAQPTPPIVSTLGPAIICSTGNNVRILSPQNNQSYSSNQVQLNFTVQAVGMFGQFGNIGYSVDDGVIYSVNTFINKTVDHPTDAPDWYWNRTTVFASVVLANLSEAVHNVTVYYGWQYLGTNNPSLERFEVFDYESAIFTVSTELPPIPTPSPLTIDLADGNYLNNVSVGEAVHFSAVVTDGVPPYRYQWYFRPYYVGSAIGDFYPTGNTTEGANTQDFSFTPNATGHYLITVRVWDSSGAEGYFMSLPPGIWVNAQEATPTQSPTTMPSPTIPEFPLWVVLPLLTAASALLFLGKKCKK, from the coding sequence ATGAAGGGAATATACATAGCAGCAATCGTGCTGTTGATGCTGGTTATTCCGTCATTCGCAGGCGCACAGCCAACTCCCCCAATTGTGTCAACCTTGGGTCCAGCCATAATTTGCTCAACGGGAAACAACGTCAGAATTCTTTCCCCCCAAAACAACCAAAGCTATTCAAGCAATCAAGTTCAACTGAATTTCACGGTCCAAGCAGTTGGAATGTTTGGACAATTTGGCAACATCGGATACAGCGTGGATGATGGAGTGATTTACAGCGTAAACACCTTCATCAACAAAACAGTAGACCACCCCACGGATGCCCCAGACTGGTATTGGAATAGAACAACAGTATTTGCAAGCGTAGTTTTAGCTAATCTTTCTGAAGCAGTTCATAATGTTACGGTCTACTATGGATGGCAGTACTTAGGAACAAACAATCCAAGTTTAGAAAGATTTGAAGTATTTGACTACGAAAGTGCTATTTTCACCGTTAGCACCGAACTTCCACCGATACCAACGCCCAGTCCGCTCACCATAGATTTGGCTGACGGAAATTACCTGAACAATGTTTCCGTTGGTGAAGCTGTGCATTTTTCAGCAGTTGTCACCGACGGAGTACCGCCTTACAGGTATCAATGGTACTTTAGGCCGTACTATGTTGGGTCTGCCATAGGCGACTTCTATCCCACAGGAAACACAACCGAAGGAGCCAACACCCAAGACTTCTCGTTCACACCTAACGCAACAGGACACTACCTCATAACAGTAAGAGTCTGGGACTCCTCGGGAGCGGAAGGGTACTTCATGAGTCTGCCACCGGGAATATGGGTCAACGCACAAGAAGCTACCCCCACACAATCGCCCACAACTATGCCTTCACCTACAATCCCCGAGTTTCCTTTATGGGTGGTTCTGCCTTTGCTGACTGCAGCATCAGCGCTTCTGTTCTTAGGAAAGAAGTGCAAGAAGTGA
- a CDS encoding glutamine synthetase family protein: protein MKNFKDAVWNKNVTDVVQQIQENEIKFVRLQFTDINGMIKNLAVASKNIENIFENGQPFDGSSITGYRPIEESDMVLYPDPTTFAVLPWRPKEKSSCRLICDIFTPQNKRFDGDPRYILERAIGKANKEGFSYLCAPELEFFLVKESETGGLPTPIDMAGYFDFHPGDVTDDLRREIADTAEPFGIEIEISHHEVALGQNEIDFKYDEALVTADRAVTMKMLTKVVAARNGYIATHMPKPFGGINGSGMHTHQSLWNKEMTQNLFYADDAKNDFLSDIARHFIGGQLAHGRKMCAVLNSWPNSFKRLVPGYEAPVYLAWAHKNRSPLIRVPNFGGRKGAARCEIRCPDGAGNPYLQFAVLLAAGLDGVKNHIDPGDPVELNVYHMSYEERKDRGIVSLPESLKEALDEMETSELMKETLGEVTFENFLKEKRSEWDLYRTQVTEWEVERYINRL from the coding sequence TTGAAAAATTTCAAAGACGCAGTCTGGAATAAGAACGTAACCGACGTCGTCCAGCAAATCCAAGAAAACGAAATCAAATTCGTAAGACTGCAATTCACTGACATAAACGGCATGATCAAAAACCTTGCAGTTGCCTCCAAAAACATTGAAAACATCTTCGAAAACGGTCAACCCTTTGACGGTTCATCCATCACCGGATACCGACCAATCGAAGAATCCGACATGGTCCTGTATCCTGACCCCACAACTTTTGCTGTGCTTCCTTGGCGACCAAAAGAAAAATCGTCATGCAGACTCATCTGCGACATATTCACCCCACAGAATAAACGCTTCGACGGTGATCCAAGGTACATCTTGGAGAGGGCAATCGGTAAAGCCAACAAAGAAGGATTCTCATACCTTTGTGCTCCTGAACTTGAATTTTTCCTAGTCAAAGAAAGCGAAACCGGCGGCTTACCCACACCCATCGACATGGCTGGCTACTTTGATTTCCACCCTGGAGACGTAACCGACGACCTCCGACGTGAAATCGCCGACACCGCTGAACCCTTCGGCATAGAAATCGAAATCAGCCACCACGAAGTCGCGTTAGGTCAAAACGAAATTGACTTCAAATACGACGAAGCCCTCGTCACAGCTGACCGTGCGGTAACCATGAAAATGCTCACCAAAGTTGTGGCTGCCCGAAACGGCTACATCGCCACTCACATGCCCAAACCTTTTGGCGGCATCAACGGCAGCGGCATGCACACTCACCAAAGCCTCTGGAACAAAGAAATGACCCAAAACCTCTTCTACGCCGACGACGCCAAAAACGACTTCCTCTCCGACATCGCACGACACTTCATCGGCGGACAACTCGCTCACGGACGCAAAATGTGTGCCGTCCTCAACTCTTGGCCAAACAGCTTCAAACGCTTGGTCCCAGGCTACGAAGCCCCAGTGTACCTTGCGTGGGCACACAAAAACCGCAGCCCCCTCATCCGCGTACCCAACTTCGGCGGACGCAAAGGCGCAGCCAGATGCGAAATCCGCTGCCCCGACGGCGCAGGCAACCCCTACCTACAGTTCGCGGTGCTTCTGGCAGCAGGCTTGGACGGCGTGAAGAACCACATAGACCCCGGCGACCCAGTGGAGCTCAACGTTTACCACATGAGCTACGAAGAACGCAAAGACCGCGGCATAGTCTCCCTGCCTGAATCACTCAAAGAAGCCCTCGACGAAATGGAAACCAGCGAACTCATGAAGGAAACCCTCGGCGAAGTCACCTTCGAGAACTTCCTTAAAGAGAAACGCTCAGAATGGGACCTGTACCGAACACAGGTTACCGAATGGGAAGTCGAAAGATACATCAACCGACTCTAA
- the tgtA gene encoding tRNA guanosine(15) transglycosylase TgtA, with translation MSFEVKEKDLLGRIGKLKTKTCTVETPLLFPVINPRIQLVPPKRLKEEFGFEAIITNSYILWKRHHDQAAQQGLHEFLNYDGAIMTDSGAYQILVYGNVEVTQAEIVDYQERIGSDIATILDIPTGWHVPKEQAQETVAETLKRAEAFFKLKTRPDTLWVGPVQGGRHLDLVAKSAKAMGKLPFPIHALGSPTEVMESYRYDVLVDMIMTAKMNLPLDRPLHLFGAGHPHMMALAVALGCDLFDSAAYALYARENRYMTENGTWRLPEMDYFPCQCPRCAVSTPKQVMALPKAQREQFLAEHNLHVCVAELKRIKQAIRDGRLWEHVEMRAHAHPALLTALKRVKDYEGYIEKLSPTVKPSGFFFLDSIGLSRPEITHYRHRLTSRYQPPKDAKVLVLIPQTRNKPFHRSEEFKDVRRMVNRVGEDAAGYVHVCFYAAPFGVVPLELDEVYPLSQHETALPLDCDVVNYVANQTSEYIQRSNYQAVVLLDDPQTWGNAVKQKCKAACAKKNVPFEVLGLYAQATKEFLARLESILRENLKGTP, from the coding sequence ATGAGCTTCGAAGTTAAAGAAAAAGACCTGCTGGGACGAATCGGCAAACTCAAAACCAAAACCTGCACTGTGGAAACACCGCTGCTTTTCCCCGTGATAAACCCTCGTATCCAACTTGTCCCGCCCAAGCGGCTCAAAGAAGAATTCGGCTTCGAAGCCATAATAACCAACAGCTATATCCTCTGGAAACGCCACCACGACCAAGCTGCACAGCAAGGTCTGCATGAGTTCCTCAACTACGACGGCGCCATAATGACTGACTCCGGTGCATACCAGATTCTGGTTTACGGCAACGTCGAGGTCACTCAAGCCGAAATCGTGGACTATCAGGAACGCATCGGCAGCGACATCGCCACCATTCTGGACATACCCACCGGTTGGCATGTCCCCAAAGAGCAAGCCCAAGAAACAGTGGCTGAAACCCTCAAACGCGCCGAAGCCTTCTTCAAACTCAAAACCCGCCCCGACACCCTCTGGGTCGGGCCCGTCCAAGGCGGCAGGCATCTGGACCTTGTCGCGAAATCCGCCAAAGCCATGGGCAAACTGCCGTTTCCGATTCACGCTTTGGGCAGCCCCACCGAAGTCATGGAAAGCTACCGGTACGACGTGCTGGTGGACATGATTATGACGGCGAAAATGAACCTGCCCCTTGACCGTCCGTTGCACCTTTTCGGCGCTGGGCACCCGCACATGATGGCTCTTGCCGTGGCGTTAGGATGCGACCTCTTTGACAGCGCCGCCTACGCCTTGTACGCCCGAGAAAACCGTTACATGACTGAAAACGGAACGTGGCGTCTTCCCGAAATGGACTACTTCCCCTGTCAATGCCCCCGATGCGCCGTTTCTACGCCAAAGCAGGTGATGGCTTTGCCTAAGGCTCAGAGGGAGCAGTTTCTTGCGGAGCATAATTTGCATGTTTGTGTGGCGGAGCTAAAGCGCATTAAACAGGCTATCCGCGACGGCAGGCTCTGGGAACACGTTGAAATGCGTGCCCACGCCCACCCCGCACTACTTACAGCTTTGAAGCGGGTTAAAGACTATGAGGGATACATTGAAAAGCTCAGCCCAACCGTGAAGCCGAGCGGCTTTTTCTTTCTTGACAGCATCGGGCTCTCACGCCCCGAAATCACCCATTACCGACACCGCCTAACCAGCCGTTACCAGCCGCCTAAAGACGCCAAGGTTCTGGTGCTGATTCCTCAAACCCGCAACAAACCGTTCCACCGAAGCGAGGAATTCAAGGATGTCCGCCGCATGGTCAACCGTGTAGGCGAAGACGCCGCTGGCTATGTGCATGTCTGTTTTTATGCGGCGCCGTTTGGGGTGGTTCCATTGGAGTTGGATGAGGTTTACCCGCTCAGCCAGCACGAAACCGCCCTGCCCTTGGACTGCGACGTCGTCAATTACGTGGCAAATCAAACTTCAGAATACATCCAGCGCTCAAACTATCAGGCGGTGGTTTTGCTTGATGACCCACAAACATGGGGCAACGCGGTTAAGCAGAAATGCAAAGCCGCCTGCGCCAAAAAGAACGTGCCCTTTGAGGTGTTGGGTTTGTATGCGCAGGCAACTAAAGAGTTTTTAGCGCGGCTGGAGTCTATTCTTAGGGAGAACCTGAAGGGGACGCCTTGA
- a CDS encoding PUA domain-containing protein, which translates to MKVLVAFASRFGGKIALNPQFIVERAHRFYFLSPALQKVAKGGFFYAGLYLGKVKDGVFFPSFNFLNMLVPVAANQVVLKRKAAWLFICGRDIFREGIVQARGGLCSGDYVLVMNEYGECLGYGVVTGGLVGLEGKVVVRNVLDVGDFLRREG; encoded by the coding sequence ATGAAAGTGTTGGTGGCGTTTGCGTCGCGGTTTGGCGGAAAAATCGCCCTTAACCCCCAATTCATTGTGGAGCGGGCGCATCGGTTTTACTTTCTGAGCCCTGCGCTGCAAAAGGTTGCTAAGGGCGGCTTTTTTTATGCTGGGTTGTACTTGGGCAAAGTGAAAGATGGGGTGTTTTTTCCAAGTTTTAACTTTTTGAATATGCTGGTTCCTGTTGCGGCGAATCAGGTGGTTTTGAAGCGGAAGGCGGCTTGGCTTTTCATATGTGGCAGGGACATTTTTCGTGAAGGCATTGTGCAGGCGAGGGGTGGTTTGTGTAGTGGGGATTATGTGTTGGTGATGAATGAGTATGGGGAATGCTTGGGTTATGGCGTGGTTACGGGTGGTCTGGTTGGTTTGGAGGGTAAGGTTGTGGTTAGAAACGTTTTGGATGTGGGCGATTTTCTGCGTCGCGAAGGTTGA
- the endA gene encoding tRNA-intron lyase, with product MTQKETPIQTPEFNAKSLLTNKGVKVTDQSSIDSLSQRGYGTSDAEGFTLTFYEALFLQEKGMLEVEDKKGSQLDFQSLLQAYEAADENAWMHYLVYRDLRSRGYVVREGFGAAIDFRIYERGSYGKGAATSLVLSTQEGKPLSMEDLTNASVQTQSLKKEMVLAVMNRRGEIVYYSVSPLTFR from the coding sequence ATGACCCAAAAAGAAACCCCCATCCAAACCCCCGAGTTCAACGCAAAAAGCCTCCTCACCAACAAAGGCGTCAAAGTCACCGACCAAAGCAGCATTGACTCGCTAAGCCAACGAGGCTACGGCACATCCGACGCAGAAGGCTTCACACTGACATTTTATGAAGCGCTCTTTTTGCAGGAAAAGGGAATGCTGGAAGTTGAAGACAAAAAAGGCAGCCAACTTGACTTCCAAAGCCTTCTGCAAGCTTACGAGGCAGCCGACGAGAACGCATGGATGCATTACCTTGTTTACCGTGACCTGCGCAGCCGCGGCTACGTGGTGCGTGAGGGGTTTGGGGCGGCGATTGATTTTCGCATTTACGAGCGGGGCAGCTACGGCAAAGGCGCCGCCACCTCACTGGTGCTAAGCACGCAGGAAGGCAAACCCCTGTCCATGGAGGACTTGACCAACGCGTCGGTGCAGACGCAGAGCCTCAAAAAGGAAATGGTGCTGGCGGTTATGAATCGACGGGGCGAAATAGTCTACTACTCCGTGTCGCCACTGACTTTCAGGTAG
- a CDS encoding phosphoribosyltransferase family protein produces the protein MSTHAEDLKLRLMTIELLRTAKYKRNITYRELANKTGLPVTVLSRYAKGHVLPNTTRARQLWRVLTKLVGLETELRNRIKFDDTGYFDNTEIVGDYNILQQAANHALANFAGKRVTKVLTAATDGIPLATMVANALGVNLIVAKRNKEVGVKAFLDETFILGKDSGVTVTLYIPKDIIKKRDSVLIVDDMIKSGETQEALVNLVKKAKAEISGVFSLIAVGDNWKKRLKIGGDAPVEVVTYLKSPFDT, from the coding sequence ATGAGTACACACGCAGAAGACCTAAAACTCAGGTTAATGACCATTGAGCTATTACGAACAGCAAAGTACAAACGCAACATCACCTACCGCGAATTAGCCAACAAAACAGGGCTCCCCGTAACCGTACTCAGCCGCTACGCCAAAGGCCACGTCCTACCCAACACCACCCGCGCACGCCAACTCTGGCGCGTCCTCACCAAACTTGTCGGCTTAGAAACCGAACTCCGCAACCGCATCAAATTCGACGACACAGGCTACTTTGACAACACCGAAATCGTCGGCGACTACAACATCCTGCAACAAGCCGCCAACCACGCACTGGCAAATTTCGCGGGCAAACGCGTCACCAAAGTCCTAACCGCAGCCACCGACGGCATCCCACTGGCAACCATGGTAGCAAACGCGTTGGGCGTAAACCTCATCGTGGCAAAACGCAACAAAGAAGTGGGCGTAAAAGCCTTCCTTGATGAAACCTTCATCCTCGGCAAAGACAGCGGCGTAACCGTAACACTATACATCCCCAAGGACATAATCAAGAAACGCGACAGCGTTCTCATCGTGGATGACATGATTAAAAGCGGCGAAACCCAAGAAGCCCTCGTCAACCTCGTAAAGAAGGCAAAGGCAGAAATCTCAGGCGTCTTCTCACTCATAGCGGTGGGGGATAACTGGAAGAAGCGGCTGAAAATCGGCGGCGACGCCCCAGTTGAAGTGGTCACGTACCTAAAGTCACCCTTCGACACCTAA
- the hisS gene encoding histidine--tRNA ligase, protein MSTFQPVRGMRDQTAQDAETLTYIITQARQTAQLFGFQEVITPVVEPLELLSAKSGEEIRQRMFIFEDMGGRKVALRPEFTASIARLTTTALKNEPKPLRLFSVGSVYRYDEPQKGRYREFWQANFELMGSAKPEADAEVILLANSLLKNVGLKDYALKLGHVGVLKGIMTQEGIDDKTQNAILQKMDKKEYDAALALVASEKCKAALQGLIDLKGSDVFDTVEKMKVQVQSYEQALAAVENLAAVLKLAAESGCPIETVEPAFARGLEYYTGVIFELYVPQLDIALGGGGRYDKLIEAFGGEPTPAVGMALGIDRTALALQAQQTALNKPVQKRVLVVPIKAEQKAEALKIAQMLRDAGVAVEFEVMGRKMAKALEDADKRKMDFAVIVGERELKAGKVVLKNLAERTQTETEISKLAQEIKV, encoded by the coding sequence ATGTCTACGTTTCAGCCTGTGCGCGGAATGCGCGACCAAACCGCCCAAGACGCAGAAACCCTAACCTACATCATTACCCAAGCCCGTCAAACCGCACAGCTATTCGGCTTCCAAGAAGTCATCACCCCCGTCGTCGAGCCCTTAGAGTTGCTTAGCGCAAAGTCTGGGGAAGAAATCCGCCAGCGCATGTTCATCTTTGAAGACATGGGCGGCAGAAAAGTCGCTCTGCGCCCCGAATTCACCGCCTCCATCGCCCGCCTAACAACCACCGCCCTAAAAAACGAGCCTAAACCGCTACGGCTGTTTAGCGTGGGCAGCGTCTACCGATACGATGAACCCCAAAAGGGCAGGTACCGGGAGTTTTGGCAGGCAAACTTTGAGCTTATGGGCTCAGCCAAGCCTGAAGCCGACGCTGAAGTCATCTTGCTGGCTAACAGCCTGCTCAAGAACGTGGGGCTGAAAGACTACGCGCTAAAGCTTGGGCATGTAGGCGTGCTCAAAGGCATCATGACACAGGAAGGCATCGACGACAAAACGCAGAATGCGATTCTGCAAAAGATGGACAAAAAAGAGTACGACGCGGCGTTGGCGTTGGTGGCTTCCGAGAAATGCAAAGCCGCCCTGCAGGGACTAATCGACCTGAAAGGCAGCGACGTGTTTGATACGGTGGAGAAGATGAAGGTGCAGGTGCAGAGTTACGAACAAGCGCTTGCCGCCGTAGAGAACTTGGCTGCGGTTTTGAAGCTGGCTGCGGAAAGCGGCTGTCCCATTGAAACTGTGGAGCCTGCGTTTGCGCGGGGCTTAGAGTACTATACGGGCGTGATTTTTGAGTTGTATGTGCCGCAGTTGGATATTGCGTTGGGAGGCGGCGGACGCTACGACAAGCTTATCGAGGCGTTTGGCGGGGAACCCACCCCCGCGGTAGGCATGGCGTTGGGTATTGACCGTACAGCCTTGGCGTTGCAGGCGCAACAGACTGCCCTCAACAAGCCCGTGCAGAAAAGGGTGCTGGTTGTGCCCATTAAAGCCGAGCAGAAAGCCGAGGCGCTCAAGATTGCACAGATGCTTCGGGATGCGGGTGTTGCGGTGGAGTTTGAGGTTATGGGCAGGAAAATGGCTAAGGCATTGGAAGATGCGGATAAGCGGAAGATGGATTTTGCCGTTATAGTCGGGGAGCGGGAGCTGAAGGCGGGCAAAGTGGTTTTGAAGAACTTGGCGGAACGTACCCAGACAGAAACGGAGATTTCAAAGTTAGCGCAGGAAATCAAGGTTTAA
- the mtnA gene encoding S-methyl-5-thioribose-1-phosphate isomerase, whose protein sequence is MRMIKWQNGTVFTPDQTKLPLQEVTLEIKTVEQMCEAIKVLRVRGAPLLGAAAAFGLALAAYHSEAGCKGELLAELEEAADQIKSQRPTAVNLFWGADRVLNKARNVAGEMQEVKDVVFAEAQLIADEDAAQNHAIGKNGAELIKDGDTILTHCNAGELATVEYGTALAPVRVAWEQGKKIKVIADETRPLLQGARLTTYELMRDGIPVTLITDNMAAHIMHRGLVDLVIVGADRIVQDAVFNKIGTYGVAVLAKEHGIPFYVAAPKSTFDLTRRAADVTIEERKPDEVTHIGGVQIAPTGVPVFNPAFDATPLKYVSGIICETQIIYPKDYAQLKS, encoded by the coding sequence ATGCGAATGATTAAATGGCAAAACGGAACCGTTTTCACCCCTGACCAAACCAAACTTCCCCTCCAAGAAGTAACCCTTGAAATTAAAACTGTGGAGCAAATGTGTGAAGCCATCAAAGTCCTCCGTGTACGAGGCGCTCCTCTGCTTGGGGCTGCGGCAGCCTTCGGATTAGCCTTGGCAGCGTACCATTCCGAGGCGGGCTGTAAGGGTGAGCTTTTGGCTGAGCTTGAAGAAGCCGCCGACCAAATCAAAAGCCAACGCCCCACCGCCGTGAACCTGTTCTGGGGCGCCGACCGCGTCCTCAACAAAGCACGAAACGTTGCAGGCGAAATGCAGGAGGTAAAAGACGTGGTTTTTGCTGAAGCGCAGCTAATCGCCGATGAAGACGCTGCCCAAAACCATGCAATAGGCAAGAACGGCGCGGAACTCATCAAGGACGGCGACACCATCCTGACTCACTGCAACGCAGGCGAGTTGGCAACGGTGGAGTATGGAACGGCTTTGGCGCCAGTTCGGGTTGCGTGGGAGCAAGGAAAAAAAATCAAAGTCATCGCCGACGAAACTCGCCCGCTGCTGCAGGGAGCACGGCTCACCACCTACGAGCTGATGCGCGATGGCATACCAGTGACTTTGATTACGGACAACATGGCAGCCCACATCATGCATCGGGGGCTTGTGGATTTGGTGATTGTGGGTGCGGACCGTATTGTGCAGGATGCGGTTTTTAATAAAATCGGAACCTATGGCGTCGCGGTCTTAGCCAAAGAGCATGGCATCCCGTTTTATGTGGCTGCCCCCAAGTCCACGTTTGATTTGACCCGCAGAGCCGCGGACGTAACAATCGAGGAGCGCAAACCCGACGAAGTAACCCACATCGGCGGGGTTCAGATTGCGCCTACCGGAGTACCTGTGTTTAACCCTGCGTTTGATGCCACACCGCTAAAGTATGTGTCGGGGATAATTTGTGAAACCCAAATCATCTACCCCAAAGACTACGCTCAACTTAAATCCTGA
- a CDS encoding MBL fold metallo-hydrolase, with protein MQIEFLGGAREVGRMGISVKSQKTQVLLDYGVMLERQPGFPMHVPPKDVDAVILTHSHLDHSGAIPIFYIEGKRPLYTNRLNLELTQLLIQDFIHLSGYYLPFEYLELRTMVRSNKHLDFGVSETVGDMSFQLLNAGHTPGSASVIVETEGKRLLFTGDFNMEDTMLLKGASMDYGNIDAIITESTYATEDHTPRPELEKKFVDACTEVVEKGGIVLIPAFGVGRAQEIACTLAGHKFAHNVVFDGMAREASRVILNEKEFLRDPKLFTEAMREVEWVEGWRDRRKSLRKPGVIISPAGMLKGGPSQFYISKVGKKANNAVFLVSYQIPGTPGRQLLEKGICTIDGKVRKIKAKVQHFDFSSHCGATQLREAIKKVGGKPKIFAVHGAEGNCETLAKWANTELGLDAVAPKTGDKFEI; from the coding sequence TTGCAGATTGAATTTTTAGGCGGAGCACGAGAAGTTGGCAGAATGGGCATCTCAGTTAAGTCTCAGAAAACTCAGGTTCTCCTTGACTATGGCGTGATGCTTGAACGGCAACCTGGCTTTCCAATGCATGTGCCCCCAAAAGATGTTGATGCAGTAATTCTTACTCACAGCCACTTAGACCATTCGGGTGCAATTCCCATTTTCTACATCGAAGGTAAACGCCCCCTCTACACAAACAGGCTTAACTTGGAGCTAACCCAGCTACTTATCCAAGACTTCATCCACCTGTCCGGCTACTACCTGCCCTTCGAATACTTGGAACTACGAACCATGGTCCGCAGCAACAAACACTTGGACTTTGGCGTATCAGAAACTGTAGGCGACATGAGTTTCCAGTTGCTAAACGCGGGGCACACTCCAGGCAGCGCCTCCGTAATCGTAGAAACCGAAGGCAAACGCCTACTGTTCACAGGCGACTTTAACATGGAAGACACCATGCTTCTCAAAGGTGCCTCCATGGACTACGGCAACATAGACGCCATCATAACCGAAAGCACCTACGCAACCGAAGACCACACCCCCCGTCCCGAACTGGAAAAGAAATTCGTGGACGCCTGCACCGAGGTGGTTGAAAAAGGCGGCATCGTCCTCATTCCAGCTTTCGGGGTTGGACGCGCCCAAGAAATCGCCTGTACGTTGGCAGGACACAAATTCGCCCACAACGTCGTCTTTGATGGCATGGCACGCGAAGCCAGCCGAGTCATCCTGAACGAGAAAGAGTTCTTGCGCGACCCTAAACTGTTCACCGAAGCCATGCGTGAAGTTGAATGGGTGGAAGGCTGGCGAGACCGCCGCAAATCCCTACGCAAACCCGGCGTAATCATTTCTCCTGCAGGCATGCTCAAAGGTGGACCAAGCCAATTCTACATAAGCAAAGTCGGCAAAAAAGCCAACAACGCCGTGTTCCTGGTTAGCTACCAGATTCCAGGTACGCCTGGCAGGCAGCTTCTGGAAAAAGGCATCTGCACAATCGACGGAAAAGTCCGCAAAATCAAAGCCAAAGTGCAGCACTTCGACTTTTCCAGCCACTGTGGCGCAACTCAACTTCGAGAAGCCATCAAAAAGGTCGGTGGTAAACCCAAGATTTTTGCTGTGCACGGCGCAGAAGGTAACTGTGAAACCCTGGCAAAATGGGCTAACACTGAGCTGGGTTTGGATGCTGTGGCGCCTAAAACGGGTGACAAATTCGAAATTTAA